The genomic region GTGTACGCGAAAGATTCAATGCCGGCTCCATTGAGCAAGAAATAAAGTTTAATTGCTGTGCCTACAATGAATGCTGATGATTTAGCTTTTATAGATTTTACTGCATTGTTTGTCGTTTGAAAGTGAAGATCTATTACCTCGAATGGTATAACTAATAGATTTGAACTTGTGTATAGAATCAGTGTCTTTAATAGAACATCTTTTTCTGCCCAAATAATCAAAGAGTTTAAAAATGTATATGCAATAATTGCTAGTGTTAGCCTTAGAATAAAGCTGGTTAGTAAGAGTTTCTTTCTTTCATTCTGGTGCAAATACCCTACTTTGTTAATTATTATATTCGTTAAACCTAGGTTAACAATTGGTGTTAAGATAGATGGAATGAGGAATGCATAAGACCATAGGCCGTATTTTTCTGGTCCAAAATATTGTGCTAGCCATAGACCTACAATAAGGCTAGAGGTCATTCTAAATATTCTGTCAAAAAGTATCCAAGCTGTATTCTTTAAAGAACTTAACGTTGTACTAGCAATTTGTACTGCTTTTAATTTTATCATTTATTTAGTGTATTAAACTGCTTTCTCGTCACCTTTAAACATTTTTTGTATTGTCCACCAACAAATTTTTATATCGAGTATAGGTCCGTGGTTCTTTATATACCATATGTCCATTTTTACTCTATTTTGCATTTCTTTTAAATTAGTTTCCCCGCGCAAACCCCTTGTTTGCGCGAGACCTGTAATGCCAGGCTTAATAGCATATCTGTTTCGATAGTTAGGAATTGAATGAAAGAATTGAGCATCGTGCTGAATCGCATGGGGTCGTGGGCCTACAACACTCATATCTCCAACTAAAACATTAAGAAATTGAGGCATTTCGTCCAGATTGGTTTTTCTTAAAAATGCTCCCAAACGCGTAACTCTTGGGTCATTCTTAGTGGCTTGCTGAAAAGTTGAGTCAGGGCGATGAGCCATGGTCCGTAGCTTCAGGCATCGAAATTGACGTCCGTTTCGTCCTGTTCTAAGCTGTATGAAGAATACAGGGCCTTTCGAATCAATACAGATAAGTAACCCTACGATCGGTAAAAACCAGGAAAGGAAGAAGATGGAGACGAAAATTGAAGTCAGGATATCGAATAATCGTTTCCCCCAATAAATGCCTCGAAAAGGCATCCGGACTTTAAGCTCTTCGGATGGCCGCGGGTAGGTTGATGGCAGATGACTGATCATAAGGTTGGCAGGTTGACAAAGAGTAGTTTTTAAATAATCCTTGCAATGCAAAGAGTCATGTAAATTATCCGCAAGAGCACATGACTCTTTGCAATCAAAATCAGCCTTTTCTGGACAACAGGCCTTTGGCTTTACTTACGTCTTCAGAATCAGTATAATAGCCGGTATAGTTATTGTACCCATATCCATACCCATATTGATAGGAGTCGCCCTGGCTGACGGCGTTCAATACGACGTGCAGGCGGTTGAACTTCTGCTCCTTGTGTAGGCTCTCCACAAACTTCAGGTAGTTCTTGGGCGTTACATCGTGGCGTACAATGTACAGGGTAGCATCAGCGTACGGCGCAATCAGTTGGGCGTCCGTGACCAGCCCGATGGGGGGAGAGTCCACGATGACGTAGTCGAAGCGGGTTTTCAGTTCGCGGAATAGCTCAGGCATACGCTCGTTGCCCAACAGTTCAGCCGGGTTGGGAGGCACCGGGCCGCTGGTCAGGATGAAGTAATTGTCCTGTCCCGGAACCGGTTGCAGGATGTCGTCCAGCGTCGCTTCCCCAATCAGATAATTGCTTAGGCCGAGGGTGTTTTCCATGCCCAGCGCCGTATGCAGTTTGGGCTTGCGCAGGTCCATTTCCAGGATGACCGTGCGGCGGTTGTTGATAGCAAATGAAGCGCCTACGTTCATGGACATGAAGGATTTACCTTCCCCGCTGACGCTGGAGGTGAACAGCAGCACCTGGCTTTCGTCGGGGTTGCTGCGCAGGAACTGCAGGTTGGTTCGCAGGGCGCGAATCTGTTCGGCAATCACCGAACGGTTGCTGGAGTCGACCACCAGAACATTCTTATTCCGGCTCTTCGTCACTTCGCCCAGGATCGGCGTCTGGGTGGCCGTTTCCACATCTTCCCGGCGGTTTACGCGGTTGTTTAGGGCGTCCTTCGTCGCCAATACGCCAACCGGTAATAGGATGCCAACCAGACCGAAAAGGGCAAAGATCATTTTCCGAACCGGCTTGATCGGTTCATCCGTGCTGGTGGCGGCGTCTACAGTCCGGCTGTCCGATACGGTCGAAGCGGCCGAGAGGGCGGTTTCTTCCCGCTTGGCGAGCAGGTAGGTATACTGGTGGTTTTTGATGGCCTGCTGGCGGGTGATGTTCAGCAGGGCGCGTTCTTTCTGCGGTACTGAGCGGATCATCCCTTCGTAGCGGCGGTTGGTAACTACCAGCCGGTCCTTGGTCGTCGTCAGATTCTGCTTCATCGACTGCAGGTTTTCGCTCAGGCCGCGTTTGGTATTCTGGATCTGGCTGTCGAGCGTTTGCAGCAGCGGGTTTTCTTCGGAGGTCGTGCGGGCAATCTGTTCGCGGCGGCTTTCCAGTTCGGAAAGCTTGCTGACCAGCCCGAGCAGGACGGGATCACTCAGGCCGAGGGTAGAGGGGGCTACGCTTTTCCCACCGTCGGCGCTGTTGACGTATTTATCCAGATCCTGCAGGGCGCTTAGTTGAATCGTGACCTGATTGAGCTGCGCATCGTTTTCCTGCACCGTTTTCAGGAAAGTTTCCGCCTGGGTGCTCAGGTCCGTAATGCCGGCGGAAGACTTATAGGCTTCCACGTTCTTTTCTACATCGTTCAGCTCACCCGAAACCAGGTTGATCCGGCTTTCGATGAAATCGAGCGTCGCATTGGCTACCTGATTCTTATCCGCCACGGCGGCTTTGTTGTACACGACGATTAGCTGATTCAGTACCGCCTCGCCTTTGTGCGGTACTTCGTCTTCCAGCGAAAGCTGCAGGACGGTAGCGGCCTTGCTGACGGGTTCTACTTTTAACCGTTCGCGATAGGAGGCCACTGCTTTTGAAACCGGGCTGATCCGGACGGCAAATTCCTTATCCCGGTTGGTCACGTCACCCGTAACCGATACCCGCAGGGTGCCGTAGGGCGTCTGCAGGCGCTGGTTGACCGGATAGGTTTTTTCGTTGATGGTAACCGTTTGCTTCGACGGAAAGCTTACGGCCAGTTCGGTTTTGTACAGTTCGTCGCCCGGTTTCTCGACAAACACCCGGAACGGGGCGTCTTCGTAGATTTCCCGATTACCGAAGGACGTGGATTTGAAGTACTGCACATCCAGGCCCAGCCGCTGCACCACCTCTTTCATCAGGGTCTGCGACTTCAGGATCTCCATTTCGTTCTCTACGACCTTTTTGGGCGCGAAAAGTTCAAGCTCCTTCAGCAGGTTGTCTTGGTCGATGCCTTTTTTCTCATCTTTAATGAGCAGGCTGGCCTGGACCTTGTAAACGGGCCGCTGGTAGAGGAGGTATACGTAAGCGCCACCCAGCGCCAGCGCCAGCGAAAGCAGGAACCAGGGCCAGTGGCGGGCATACCGCTTGAGAGTGTATAGAATCTGGGAGTTATCGCCCGCCACCACGACGTAGGGCGTGTACCCGTAGTAATTCGAATGTTGCTGACTCATACAGGACAGGTATTAATAGCGTCTGATAATAATGGCAAGAAATGACAGGGCACTCAGGGCGGCCGGTACCAGCTGGTACATGCGGTCTACGCTGGCAACGCGGGCTTTGCCCGGTTCCACGTACACCACATCGTTCGGCTGCAGGTAATAGAAAGGGGATTTAAAGGCATCCCGGTTTGTCAGGTCTATCCGGTTGAAGGTCCGCTGCCCGTTCAGCTCCCGGATGACCAGCACACTTTGCCGCCGCCCAAAGACGGTCAGATCCCCCGCCAGGGCCAGGGCTTCCGGCAGGGTTATTTTATCGTTGGGAATCGTGAACAGCGAAGGTCGCGCCACTTCCCCCATGACGGAGATCCGGAAGTTCAGGTAGCGGATGCTGACGGTCGGTTCTTTCAGGTATTTCAGCAGGGCCGTCCGAACCAGTTCTTCCGCCTGTGCCAGCGAAGTACCGCGTACGGCCACCTTCCCGGCCAGCGGCAGACTGATGGTTCCATCGGCACTGACAACGTAGCCGGACTGGGGCTGAATCACCGCGTTATTCTGGGCAACGCCCGCACTACGCTCGACGGAAGCGATGGCGGCGTACGGATTAAAGAAGGAAGAGGCTTCGGGGTTGAGGCTGTTGACCTGCACGGACAGCAGATCGCCCTCTTTCAACAGGATGGTGTACGGAGCCTGCACGGTGATGGTATCACCAGCCGTCGGGCCTTTCTGGAAGTAACTCAGTTCGCGGGACGAAAGGCAGCTTTGCAGCAGACAGAGCAGCAGGGCCAGTCCGCCATACAGTGGATACTTTACAGGAAGTGGTGCGTTACGCATAGATAGCTTCATGCCGATTCACCCGGGGTTATCGGACAGAGAAATAAGTACAGTTAAGACGGTCGGTGTGGTGAAAATTGCAACCCAAAAATAAGTTACAATATGAACAAATGAAACTTATGGTAACAAAAAGCTCTTCTTAAAATTGCATTAAAACAGGAAACTGTTGCCCCGCCTGGATCGCTTTACAGGCTTCGTTTGGGACTGTTAAACGATTCCGGCGTCACGGCTTAAATCAAACTTTAGCTTTTTTTAATAGAACGCCGATTCATTTCATAGGGTCTTAAGCACTCAATAATACTCACTCGTCCGACGGTTGGCCTACCGCTGTTCCGGCCGATACTGGGAATTAAGGTAATTTTGATGGTACTGCCGCAGCAGGGCGTCCAGCTGGTAACCGGTCCGGTAGCGTTCGCCGATGCGGTAGCCCCGGCTGTAGGCATATTCCCAGCGAAACTCTTCTGCCGCCCGTAACCGGACCCGTTTTGCCCGCAGCAGCGGACCCGGCAGCAGGGGAATGGCAAAGTTGAACCCGCCGGTGGCCCCGTTGCCCGTCTGCATGGCGTAGAAGCCTACTTCCACGTTCGCAAACTGCCGGATGAAATCAATCCGGACGCCCCGGTCTTTGTACTGGTACTGTCCGCCGCTGAGTTTGATGGTAATGTCGTGCACCGGGAAGCGGTACGCCACGTCGGCCAGCAGCGTCAGGTCGTTCAGCGTTTCGTAATAAATATTGTCGGGCGGGTAAAAGTAAAACCCGGTCAGCCCCGTTTCCAGGCCGAAGGACCAGGGCTTGGTCAGATCGGCATGCCGGTACTGGGCGTTGAGACCGTAGCGGTCGTTGTAAAACAGTCCGGCGGACAGGCTCATGAAATCGGCCCCGCCCAAAGCCAGAAACTGGTTCAGGAAAATAGGAGCGGGGCGGATGTTGCGCGGCTGATTGTCCCAGTTATTGATGAGGGGAAACAGCACGCCCCAGTTCAGCACCAGTCCGCGCCCCAGCATCCACTGGCTTTGCAGCAGCAGATTGGTTTTGGTTTCCACCACCTTTTCCCGGTAGCCAAAAATGGCGCTGAACTCCGGCAGCAGCCGGAAGTCGAATTTATACCCCCGCGCATCAAACGGATGCGCCGTGCTGAA from Tellurirhabdus rosea harbors:
- a CDS encoding sugar transferase gives rise to the protein MISHLPSTYPRPSEELKVRMPFRGIYWGKRLFDILTSIFVSIFFLSWFLPIVGLLICIDSKGPVFFIQLRTGRNGRQFRCLKLRTMAHRPDSTFQQATKNDPRVTRLGAFLRKTNLDEMPQFLNVLVGDMSVVGPRPHAIQHDAQFFHSIPNYRNRYAIKPGITGLAQTRGLRGETNLKEMQNRVKMDIWYIKNHGPILDIKICWWTIQKMFKGDEKAV
- a CDS encoding GumC family protein, with translation MSQQHSNYYGYTPYVVVAGDNSQILYTLKRYARHWPWFLLSLALALGGAYVYLLYQRPVYKVQASLLIKDEKKGIDQDNLLKELELFAPKKVVENEMEILKSQTLMKEVVQRLGLDVQYFKSTSFGNREIYEDAPFRVFVEKPGDELYKTELAVSFPSKQTVTINEKTYPVNQRLQTPYGTLRVSVTGDVTNRDKEFAVRISPVSKAVASYRERLKVEPVSKAATVLQLSLEDEVPHKGEAVLNQLIVVYNKAAVADKNQVANATLDFIESRINLVSGELNDVEKNVEAYKSSAGITDLSTQAETFLKTVQENDAQLNQVTIQLSALQDLDKYVNSADGGKSVAPSTLGLSDPVLLGLVSKLSELESRREQIARTTSEENPLLQTLDSQIQNTKRGLSENLQSMKQNLTTTKDRLVVTNRRYEGMIRSVPQKERALLNITRQQAIKNHQYTYLLAKREETALSAASTVSDSRTVDAATSTDEPIKPVRKMIFALFGLVGILLPVGVLATKDALNNRVNRREDVETATQTPILGEVTKSRNKNVLVVDSSNRSVIAEQIRALRTNLQFLRSNPDESQVLLFTSSVSGEGKSFMSMNVGASFAINNRRTVILEMDLRKPKLHTALGMENTLGLSNYLIGEATLDDILQPVPGQDNYFILTSGPVPPNPAELLGNERMPELFRELKTRFDYVIVDSPPIGLVTDAQLIAPYADATLYIVRHDVTPKNYLKFVESLHKEQKFNRLHVVLNAVSQGDSYQYGYGYGYNNYTGYYTDSEDVSKAKGLLSRKG
- a CDS encoding polysaccharide biosynthesis/export family protein — its product is MRNAPLPVKYPLYGGLALLLCLLQSCLSSRELSYFQKGPTAGDTITVQAPYTILLKEGDLLSVQVNSLNPEASSFFNPYAAIASVERSAGVAQNNAVIQPQSGYVVSADGTISLPLAGKVAVRGTSLAQAEELVRTALLKYLKEPTVSIRYLNFRISVMGEVARPSLFTIPNDKITLPEALALAGDLTVFGRRQSVLVIRELNGQRTFNRIDLTNRDAFKSPFYYLQPNDVVYVEPGKARVASVDRMYQLVPAALSALSFLAIIIRRY
- a CDS encoding YjbH domain-containing protein; this encodes MKRASLLLFGLTLSAGLRAQSLRDLEAVTADSNRIYYDQRLYRNPMRAMELVSRAPGNNGQQKTDNRQQTTELVPLFQGVPVAAYRLGSEVQAQMLSRAERRAFSTAHPFDARGYKFDFRLLPEFSAIFGYREKVVETKTNLLLQSQWMLGRGLVLNWGVLFPLINNWDNQPRNIRPAPIFLNQFLALGGADFMSLSAGLFYNDRYGLNAQYRHADLTKPWSFGLETGLTGFYFYPPDNIYYETLNDLTLLADVAYRFPVHDITIKLSGGQYQYKDRGVRIDFIRQFANVEVGFYAMQTGNGATGGFNFAIPLLPGPLLRAKRVRLRAAEEFRWEYAYSRGYRIGERYRTGYQLDALLRQYHQNYLNSQYRPEQR